In Odocoileus virginianus isolate 20LAN1187 ecotype Illinois chromosome 5, Ovbor_1.2, whole genome shotgun sequence, a single window of DNA contains:
- the HAX1 gene encoding LOW QUALITY PROTEIN: HCLS1-associated protein X-1 (The sequence of the model RefSeq protein was modified relative to this genomic sequence to represent the inferred CDS: deleted 1 base in 1 codon) gives MSLFDLFRGFFGFSGPRSHRDSFFGGMTRDEDEDDEEEEEGVTWGRGNSRFEGPQPPEEFSFGFSFSPGGGMRFHDNFGFDDLVRDFNNIFSEMGAWTLPSRPPELPGPESETPGERRQEGQTLRDSMLKYPDSHQPKIFGGGLESDARSESPKPAPDWGPQRPFHRFDDTWPVTPHSRAREDNDLDSQVSQEGLGPVLQPQPKSYFKSVSVTKITKPDGTIEERRTVVDSEGRKETTVTHEEAGGSPRDGLESPTPPSLDDSSSILDLFLGRWFRSR, from the exons ATGAGCCTTTTTGACCTCTTTCGGGGCTTTTTCGGCTTTTCTGGACCTCGAAG CCACAGAGATTCCTTTTTTGGAGGAATGACTCGCGATGAAGACGAAGatgatgaggaagaggaggaaggagtcaCGTGGGGCCGTGGGAACTCGAGGTTTGAGGGTCCCCAGCCCCCCGAGGAATTTAGCtttggcttcagcttcagccctggaggaggaatgcgTTTCCACGATAACTTCGGCTTTGATGACCTAGTGCGGGATTTCAATAACATCTTCAGCGAGATGGGGGCCTGGACCTTGCCTTCCCGCCCTCCTG AACTTCCAGGTCCTGAGTCAGAGACACCTGGTGAGAGACGGCAGGAAGGACAGACGCTTCGGGACTCAATGCTTAAGTATCCAGATAGTCACCAGCCCAAGATCTTTGGTGGGGGCTTGGAGAGTGATGCAAGATCTGAATCCCCCAAACCAGCACCAGACTGGGGCCCCCAGAGACCTTTTCATAGG TTTGATGATACGTGGCCTGTGACCCCCCACTCTAGAGCCAGGGAAGACAATG ATCTTGATtcccaggtttctcaggagggtCTTGGCCCGGTTCTGCAGCCCCAA CCAAAATCCTATTTCAAGAGTGTCTCTGTGACCAAGATCACTAAGCCAGATGGG ACTATAGAGGAGCGCCGGACTGTGGTGGACAGTGAGGGCCGGAAAGAGACCACAGTAACCCATGAAGAGGCAGGCGGCAGTCCTAGAGATG GTCTAGAATCACCAACACCTCCATCCTTGGATGATTCCTCTTCCATCCTGGATTTGTTCCTAGGACGTTGGTTCCGGTCCCGGTAG